One Gemmatimonadaceae bacterium genomic window, AGCGCTGAGCAAGCTGACGGCTGCCAGTCATTCCTGCTAATTTCCACGCCGTATGAGACCCATTCGAGTGCTTGTTGCAAAGCCCGGCCTCGACGGCCATGACCGCGGCGCAAAAGTAGTCGCGGCGGCGCTGCGCGATGCAGGCATGGAGGTCATCTACACCGGCCTGCATCAGACGCCGGAGATGATTGCGTCCGCCGCCGTGCAGGAAGACGTGGACGTTATCGGTCTGTCCATCCTGAGCGGTGCGCACATGACGCTCATTCCGCGCGTCAGGGAGCTCGTGACCGCGGAGGGGCGCGACGACATCCTGATCACCGGTGGAGGGATCATTCCGCGCGAGGACATGGACGCTCTTCAGGCGCAGGGAATCGGCCGCCTTTTCGGTCCGGGGACTCCGACCTCGGAGCTGATCGACTACATAAAGGAGTGGTTCGCCTCGCGCGAAGGCGCCGCCGCGTCGCAATCATCGGGCTGAAATGACGCCCCGTCTGCGCGCCCTCAGCGCGGAGGTGCGCGCATTGGAGGCTCGTCTCCGGAAAGGCGGCGGCGACGAGCGGATCGACAAGCTGCACCGGCAGGGAAAGCTCACCGCTCGCGAGCGCGTGAGTCTGCTCTGCGACGACAACGCGCGATTCCTCGAGATCGGCCTGCTCGTCGCACACGATCGATACGATGGCCAGGCGCCCGCGGCTGGGGTCGTCACCGGTATCGGAATCGTCGAGGGACGTGAGGTCGTAATCGTCGCGAACGACCCGACCGTAAAGGCCGGCTCATGGTGGCCCGAAACCATAAAAAAGATTCTTCGCGCTCAGGAGATCGCCATGCGATGCCGCGTGCCGATCATCTATCTCGTCGATTCCGCGGGCGTGAATCTGCCGTTCCAGGAAGGAGTGTTCCCCGGCCAGTACGGCGCTGCCCGCATTTTTTACTACAACTCCCTGATGCGGCGCTACCTCCGCATCCCACAGCTCGCTGCCGTCATGGGCCAGTGCGTCGCCGGCGGCGCGTATCTTCCGGCGCTGTCGGATGTGATTCTGATGGTCAAAGGAACCTCTTTCATGGGGCTCGGCGGGCCTAACCTCGTTAAGGGCGCGACAGGCGAGACGATCGATTCGGAAACTCTCGGCGGAGCAATCACGCACACGGAAATCAGTGGTGTCGCTCATTACGCGCTGGACAATGACGAGGAGTGCCTCGCGAAGCTGCGTGATCTCGTCGCCCGGCTCCCCGGAAAAGGCGCCTCAGCTGCCGAAGGGGATCCATATGCGGTGCGATTCACTCCCAGTGGTGCGGCCGGCAAACGCTCCGGCCGCAAATCGGCGAAGACGCCGGCCAAGCCCTCGGCTGCGGTCGACGCACTGTACGACCTGCTTCCATCCGATCATCGCATGTCGTACGACATGCGCGCCGTTCTCGCCTCGATCCTCGACGATGGGGCGCTCGACGAATTTCAGGCGGGACTCGCCCGCGAGATGATCTGCGGCGACGGGAGTATCGATGGAATACCGATCGGCGTGATCGCCAACGAGCGGGGGCTGGTCAAGGGAAGGGAGGGTGAAAAACCCCGCTTCGGCGGGATCGTCTACGCCGAGAGCGCGGAGAAGGTCGCGTACTTCATCGATCGATGCGACCGCCAGAAGATTCCACTCCTGTTCGTGCAGGATGTATCAGGATTCATGGTAGGCCCCGAAGCGGAGCAGCAGGGAATCATTCGCGCCGGTGCGCGCTTCGTGGAAGCGATGGCAACCGCGCGGGTACCGAAGCTCGTGCTTACGGTGAATCACGCCTCAGGCGCCGGCTACTATGCAATGGCGGGGCAGGGATTCGATCCGGACTTCATCTTCACCTGGCCTACCGGGCGCATGGCGGTCATGGAAGGTGAATCCGCCGTACAGGCCGTGCACGGACCCGCGCTCGAGAAGGCAAAGAAGAGTGGCGCCGACCCCGCGCCGGAAGTCGTCGCTGCAGTCGAGGCAATGCGCGACGACTACGAGCATCAGCTAGACGCACGGTATGCCGCCGCGCGCGGATTCGTGGACGCCATCCTCTATCCGGAGGACACACGCGAAACGCTCGCGATGGCGCTCAGGACGTCGCTGCACAATCCGGGGCCGCATCTCGGACCTTTCGTGCTGCCGCCTCACCTCGGCGAAGACCAATGAAGGAGATCGTACGCGTCGCCAGTGGCCAGGGCTTCTGGGGAGATTCGCTCGAGGCGCCGCGACAGCAGGTCGAGGGCGGCGAGGTGGACTATCTGATGCTCGACTATCTGGCGGAAGTGACGATGTCCATCCTTCAGAAGCAGAAGGAGCGCGATCCGTCACTGGGCTATGCGAGAGATTTCGTCGGCGCAATCGAGAGTGTGCTGCCTGCCGTCACCGAGCGTGGCGTGAAAGTCGTGGCAAACGCCGGCGGAGTGAATCCCCCGGCGTGTGCTGCTGCGATACGTCAGCTCGCCGACGGCCGAGCTCTCTCGGAGAAGATAAAAATCGCTGTCGTCACCGGCGACGATTTGCTCGGACGTCTCGACGAGCTGATCGAAGCAGGCCACAGCCTCTCGAATATGGAAACTAGCGAGCCGCTCGCGACAATTCGGGACAGGGTGCTGTCAGCGAATGCCTACATCGGCTCGACGCCAATAGTCGAAGGACTCGCCAAGGGCGCCAGCATTGTCATCACGGGCCGCTCCACGGACACAGCGCTCACCATGGCGCCCCTCCGCCACGAGTTTGAATGGCGCGGCGACGACTGGGATCTTCTAGCCGCCGGAATCGTCGCCGGGCACATCATCGAGTGCGGGGCGCAGTGCTCCGGGGGAAACTGCCTCTACGACTGGCGCTCCATTCCCGACCTTGCCAACGTCGGGTATCCCATCGCGGAGGCAAAGCCGGATGGAACGTTCATCATCACGAAGCACGCCGGCACCGGCGGCCGCATATCGGTGCCGTCGGTGACGGAGCAGCTCGTCTACGAGATGGGCGACCCGCGTGAGTACATCACGCCAGATGTCGTCGCTGATTTCACATCCATTCGCCTCCGCGATTGCGGTGAAGATCGCGTCGAGGTATCAGGCATCACTGGGCAACCTCCGACAGACAAGCTGAA contains:
- a CDS encoding cobalamin B12-binding domain-containing protein encodes the protein MRPIRVLVAKPGLDGHDRGAKVVAAALRDAGMEVIYTGLHQTPEMIASAAVQEDVDVIGLSILSGAHMTLIPRVRELVTAEGRDDILITGGGIIPREDMDALQAQGIGRLFGPGTPTSELIDYIKEWFASREGAAASQSSG
- a CDS encoding acyclic terpene utilization AtuA family protein, with amino-acid sequence MKEIVRVASGQGFWGDSLEAPRQQVEGGEVDYLMLDYLAEVTMSILQKQKERDPSLGYARDFVGAIESVLPAVTERGVKVVANAGGVNPPACAAAIRQLADGRALSEKIKIAVVTGDDLLGRLDELIEAGHSLSNMETSEPLATIRDRVLSANAYIGSTPIVEGLAKGASIVITGRSTDTALTMAPLRHEFEWRGDDWDLLAAGIVAGHIIECGAQCSGGNCLYDWRSIPDLANVGYPIAEAKPDGTFIITKHAGTGGRISVPSVTEQLVYEMGDPREYITPDVVADFTSIRLRDCGEDRVEVSGITGQPPTDKLKVSIAYRAGFKAVGSLVYSWPDALDKAQLADRVLRERLDGLGLRFDQILTEFVGYSSTHGALVERELTASASSLASELPEVQLRFGVRGDDKAAVDRFTREIAPLVLNGPPSVTGFAGGRPKVEEIVAYWPALIDKTTVTTKVEIV
- a CDS encoding acyl-CoA carboxylase subunit beta, whose translation is MTPRLRALSAEVRALEARLRKGGGDERIDKLHRQGKLTARERVSLLCDDNARFLEIGLLVAHDRYDGQAPAAGVVTGIGIVEGREVVIVANDPTVKAGSWWPETIKKILRAQEIAMRCRVPIIYLVDSAGVNLPFQEGVFPGQYGAARIFYYNSLMRRYLRIPQLAAVMGQCVAGGAYLPALSDVILMVKGTSFMGLGGPNLVKGATGETIDSETLGGAITHTEISGVAHYALDNDEECLAKLRDLVARLPGKGASAAEGDPYAVRFTPSGAAGKRSGRKSAKTPAKPSAAVDALYDLLPSDHRMSYDMRAVLASILDDGALDEFQAGLAREMICGDGSIDGIPIGVIANERGLVKGREGEKPRFGGIVYAESAEKVAYFIDRCDRQKIPLLFVQDVSGFMVGPEAEQQGIIRAGARFVEAMATARVPKLVLTVNHASGAGYYAMAGQGFDPDFIFTWPTGRMAVMEGESAVQAVHGPALEKAKKSGADPAPEVVAAVEAMRDDYEHQLDARYAAARGFVDAILYPEDTRETLAMALRTSLHNPGPHLGPFVLPPHLGEDQ